Proteins encoded by one window of Papio anubis isolate 15944 chromosome 7, Panubis1.0, whole genome shotgun sequence:
- the DLL4 gene encoding delta-like protein 4, whose amino-acid sequence MAAASWSASGWALLLLVALWQQRAAGSGVFQLQLQEFVNERGVLASGRPCEPGCRTFFRVCLKHFQAVVSPGPCTFGSVSTPVLGTNSFAVRDDSSGGGRNPLQLPFNFTWPGTFSLIIEAWHAPGDDLRPEALPPDALISKIAIQGSLAVGQNWLLDEQTSTLTRLRYSYRVICSDNYYGDNCSRLCKKRNDHFGHYVCQPDGNLSCLPGWTGEYCQQPICLSGCHEQNGYCSKPAECLCRPGWQGRLCNECIPHNGCRHGTCSTPWQCTCDEGWGGLFCDQDLNYCTHHSPCKNGATCSNSGQRSYTCTCRPGYTGVDCELELSECDSNPCRNGGSCKDQEDGYHCLCPPGYYGLHCEHSTLSCADSPCFNGGSCRERNQGASYACECPPNFTGSNCEKKVDRCTSNPCANGGQCLNRGPSRMCRCRPGFTGTYCERHVSDCARNPCAHGGTCHDLESGLMCTCPAGFSGRRCEVRTSIDACASSPCFNRATCYTDLSTDTFVCNCPYGFVGSRCEFPVGLPPSFPWVAVSLGVGLAVLLVLLGMVAVAVRQLRLRRPDDGSREAMNNLSDFQKDNLIPAAQLKNTNQKKELEVDCGLDKSNCGKQQNHTLDYNLAPGPLGRGTMPGKFPHSDKSLGEKAPLRLHSEKPECRISAICSPRDSMYQSVCLISEERNECVIATEV is encoded by the exons ATGGCGGCAGCGTCCTGGAGCGCCTCTGGCTGGGCGCTACTGCTGCTGGTGGCACTTTGGCAGCAG CGCGCGGCCGGCTCCGGCGTCTTCCAGCTGCAGCTGCAGGAGTTCGTCAACGAGCGCGGCGTACTGGCCAGTGGGCGGCCTTGCGAGCCCGGCTGCCGGACTTTCTTCCGCGTCTGCCTTAAGCACTTCCAGGCAGTCGTCTCGCCCGGACCCTGCACCTTTGGGAGCGTCTCCACGCCGGTATTGGGCACCAACTCCTTCGCTGTCCGGGACGACAGTAGCGGCGGGGGACGCAACCCTCTCCAACTGCCCTTCAATTTCACCTGGCCG GGTACCTTCTCACTCATCATCGAAGCTTGGCACGCACCAGGAGACGACCTGCGGCCAG AGGCCTTGCCACCAGATGCACTCATCAGCAAGATCGCCATCCAGGGCTCCCTAGCTGTGGGTCAGAACTGGTTATTGGATGAGCAAACCAGCACCCTCACAAGGCTGCGCTACTCTTACCGGGTCATCTGCAGTGACAACTACTATGGAGACAACTGCTCCCGCCTGTGCAAGAAGCGCAATGACCACTTCGGCCACTATGTGTGCCAGCCAGATGGCAACTTGTCCTGCCTGCCGGGTTGGACTGGGGAGTACTGCCAACAGC CTATCTGTCTTTCGGGCTGTCATGAACAGAATGGCTACTGCAGCAAGCCAGCAGAGTGCCT CTGCCGCCCAGGCTGGCAGGGCCGGCTGTGTAACGAATGCATCCCCCACAATGGCTGTCGCCACGGCACCTGCAGCACTCCCTGGCAATGTACTTGTGatgagggctggggaggcctgttTTGTGACCAAG ATCTCAACTACTGCACCCACCACTCCCCGTGCAAGAATGGGGCAACGTGCTCCAACAGTGGGCAGCGAAGCTACACCTGcacctgtcgcccaggctacactGGTGTGGACTGTGAGCTGGAGCTCAGCGAGTGTGACAGCAACCCCTGTCGCAATGGAGGCAGCTGTAAG GACCAGGAGGATGGCTACCACtgcctgtgtcccccaggctACTATGGCCTGCATTGTGAACATAGCACCTTGAGCTGTGCTGACTCCCCCTGCTTCAATGGGGGCTCCTGCCGGGAGCGCAACCAGGGGGCCAGCTATGCTTGTGAATGCCCCCCCAACTTCACCGGCTCCAACTGCGAGAAGAAAGTGGACAGATGCACCAGCAACCCGTGTGCCAACG GGGGACAGTGCTTAAACCGAGGTCCAAGCCGCATGTGCCGCTGCCGTCCTGGATTCACGGGGACCTACTGTGAACGCCACGTCAGTGACTGTGCCCGTAACCCTTGCGCCCATGGTGGCACTTGCCATGACCTGGAGAGTGGGCTTATGTGCACCTGCCCTGCCGGCTTCTCTGGCCGGCGCTGTGAGGTGCGGACATCCATCGATGCCTGTGCCTCAAGTCCCTGCTTCAACAGGGCCACCTGCTACACTGACCTCTCCACAGACACCTTCGTGTGCAACTGCCCTTATGGCTTTGTGGGCAGCCGCTGCGAGTTCCCCGTGGGCTTGCCGCCCAGCTTCCCCTGGGTGGCCGTCTCCCTGGGCGTGGGGCTGGCggtgctgctggtgctgctgggcatggtggcagtggcTGTGCGGCAGCTGCGGCTTCGACGGCCAGACGACGGCAGCAGGGAGGCCATGAACAACTTGTCGGACTTCCAGAAGGACAACCTGATTCCTGCCGCCCAGCTTAAAAACACAAACCAGAAGAAGGAGCTGGAAGTGGACTGTGGCCTGGACAAGTCCAACTGTGGCAAACAGCAAAACCACACATTGGACTATAATCTGGCCCCAGGACCCCTGGGGCGGGGGACCATGCCAGGAAAGTTTCCCCACAGTGACAAGAGCTTAGGGGAGAAGGCGCCACTGCGGTTACACAG TGAAAAGCCAGAGTGTCGGATATCAGCGATATGCTCCCCCAGGGACTCCATGTACCAGTCTGTGTGTTTGATATCAGAGGAGAGGAACGAATGTGTCATTGCCACGGAG GTATAA